The DNA sequence ACCGGGTCTGGTCCGGTATGCAAAGTGGGTCATCCACCCCCTCCATCTCATCAGCCTCGTCTGGTCCGACCACGACCGCATCATGTCCCTGGACGATCGGCTCGATGACAAGCCCATTGACCGCATGGCCAGGAACGATCCTTCCGTGACCTGATCGCCGCGGCAAAGTGACGGCTTTCTCCCCGTGGAGAGAAACCCAGGCAGGTCCGGGATTACGGGTGGATCTTCCTGACGCCATTGAAGCTCAATCGCCCCGGTCCAGGGATTTGACCGCGAAGAATTATAACCAAAGAATTGCTGTTATAATAAGTAAATCCATGCAAACTAGTTCATGATTGAATTTGATCGTCTCGCGTCTTGATCTGGTGCAACCCCAGCTGACCAATGATGTGAGCGGTTTTCGTTTGTTCGGATCACGTTTGGCGGAAATGGGGATCGAGCGTTGCGACTGCCGGCCAAGGTGATGAGCATCTTGCAGACTCGCACCCGGTTCTCCATTATAGTTATGAAGCACATGATCATAATTACTAACAAAAACCAAGTATAATCAAACAGGATCAGAAAGGATTGGGAGTCAAGGATTGGAGCCAAGCGGATTGGCGAAATCGACCTCGATCAGGTCGCCGGGAAAGAAGATCCGACTGGGTGAAGGATTGGAGTCGGGCCGATTGGGGTCGTAAGCGGTCAGGATGCAGGTCTCTCCCGATCGAACCTCGAAGGTTTCTCGGTAGAGGACCTGATCGTCTCGGTTCAGAACCAGCTCGTAGGAACCAGAGCTGAGATCGAGGACGATTGGATCATACAATTGGTCGTCGATGTCAAAGGTGTAGCCAGCGACATCGATCTGGACATTGGATTCAGTGACATGAATGATCACCTCGCCAGCTGAGCCGGCTCGGCTGGCGATCCAGGCTAACATCGTTAACCCCAGGACCGTCCCGATCGTATATTGAGCGACACGAGCGATCAGTGCCGACTCTACGAATGATAGAATCGAATAAATGACTGACATGGCATCAATCCTCGCTTGTACGTAACCTGGATTCGCAGCGTCACAAAGGTTGCTCGTTTGAAGTCCGAGCCAATAAGGACGATGGGAGAACGGAGTCGGCGATTCCACGGCCGTTCCGAGAACTCCACGATTGGCCAGGTGGGTGCCGGCGGGGCAGGCATCACGATTGGGGGGTTATTCTCGAAGGACGGAACGACGTGATCGCCGCCGATCGGATTCCCGTGCCCTCGATGTCCGACGGGTGTCGGAATGCGATGAACTCTGGGCAGGCCGGGTATCGCGATCGAGACGACTCGGCCGCCGTTGTTGTCGAGGTCAGGGGCGATGTCCGGGCCACCCATCGCTCCGGCCACCCCGTACGACACCTGGTCGAGGTTCGCGGAAAAGCTGGCCTCGGCGACGACGCACCGGGCCCCGGCCCTCGACGATGGATCGCCTCATCGCGGTCTCCTTGGCAGCGGATTTGAGCACTCGAACCCGGATCAGTGGGGAACCATTGAGAGGCCGGCTTCCGCGGCACGGTCGGGGGACGGGACGGGACTGCCCCAGGGCAATCCGCCGCTCGCGCCGTATGGCCGAGGAGGGCTGCGATCAGGACTCCGCCTCTCGGCATACGTATTTAAAGTCTTGCAAACAAAGTGTGACCACGACGCCGAAACCGCTCAGGATGCCAGCGCGAGGAAGAGCGCCCGGATCTCGTCCTCAAGATCCTCGGGACGGTGCAGGGTGTCGGCGATCCGGGCCCGAAGGATCTGCCCGAACCGTTGGCGAAGCCGCTGAGACGCTTTCCTCACGGCGGCCTCGGTCATCCCCAGTGACGCGGCCACGATCGACGCGGGCACCGACTCGTCGACCCCGGAGAGGCCAGGCTTCAAGGCGTCGAAGAGGGGGCCTCGGCCGGCCGCCTTGCACTCCTCCTCCAGTTGCTGGAGCGACCGGGAGATCAGCTCCAGGGCCCATCGCCGCTCGAAGAGCCGCTCGGCAGTCAGGTCGTGTGACGGCTCGGCACGGTAGCGATCCTCGGCGTCCTTGAGGTCGAGCGAGAGGGGGAGAACGCCCCCGCCCCGCTTCATCGCCATCTTGCGGTCGTGCTCATTTGCCAGAAAGTTCCGGCATGAGACCAGGAGAAACGTTCGGAACCGACCCTTCTCCGGGTCGGCCGCCCGAAGCGTGTCTTTCTCCAGGAGCCGCGCGAAGAAGCCTTGCGTCAGGTCGGCCGCCTCGTCCTCGCCGAAGCCCCGGCGCCGGATAAACGCGTACACGGGATACCAGTACTGGCGGCAGAGTTTGGCGAGGGCCTCCTCACCTTCGGTGCTCGACCGATTCGCGGCCAGCCGCACCAGGCTCCATGACGTGGTCTCGAAGCTCGTGACCTTCGCAACGCCCCTTGGTTCCGTCTCTGGAGGATTGGAGGACATGGCGTGTCGATGGCCTCATTCCAGGGTCCCGGGGCGTTCACAAGACGGCCGGGGCCTCTCGTCAATCATCGCCTGCATGTTTGTGTTTCGCCAGCACCAACCGGCTCTCAATGGCCGATCGACTCGCACGATCTGGGCCAGGCCAGTCGGACTGCGTCGAGAAACGGTGCTTCAGCGGATTCGAGATGAATCGAGATGTCCTTCGTTGGTATAGTTCAATTCTTGGGCGAGCTGTGCTTTCATTCCCACGTGCCGATGACCTTCCTCGGATCGACTTGGGCCAGGATCACCTCGGACAAACGACCTTGGATCGGAACCAACCCATGCCGGACCTCGCTCCGTGCCCGAGTTGCCGACGGCTGCCACCGGAAGACGCACCCGAGGGCCTTTGCCCTTCATGCCTGATGGCGACCGCTTTCGGGAATGACGCGGACGTTCCCATCGCTCCGGGAGTCGAGGACTTGTCCCACCTGGGATTCACCCTCTGCCACGAGGATGACCTGGAGCCCCCCGCCGGGACTGACTTCCTGCGGAGTTCCCCTCATCATTACGAGGGGCGGTCCACTGAGCCGGCCTCAGGTTCCATCGCCCCCAACCAGTGCGTCCGACGGTTCGGGGACTACGAGCTGATCCACGAGTTGGCCCGGGGCGGCATGGGCGTGGTGTATCGCGCTCGGCAGGTGAGCTTGAACCGGCCGGTCGCCCTGAAGATGATCCTCACCGGGCAGTTCGCCTCCGAGGTCGAGGTCCGTCGCTTCCGCCTTGAGGCGGAGGCCGCCGCCAACCTCGACCACCCCGGCATCGTCCCCATCTTCGAGATCGGCGAGCACGACGGCCAGCACTACTTCAGCATGGCCTTCGTCAACGGCCGCAGCCTCGCAGCCGAGGTCGCCGACGGCCCGCTGCCGCCCCGCCGGGCGGCCGAGCTGTCGAGCCAGATTTGCGAGGCTGTCCAGCACGCCCACGACCACGGCGTTCTCCACCGTGACCTGAAGCCCGCCAACGTGATGATCGACGGCTCAGGCCGTCCCAAGGTCACGGACTTCGGCCTGGCCAAGCGGTTCCAGCGCGACGACAGCGTCACGAACACCGGGCTGGTGATGGGCAGCCCCAGCTACATGCCCCCCGAGCAGGCGGAGGGGAAGCCCGTCGACCGGACCGCCGACATTTACGCGATTGGCGCACTGCTCTACTGCCTGCTGACCGGCCGCCCGCCGTTCCAGGCCGCGTCGCCGATCGACACCCTCCGCCAGGTCAGCTCCCAGGAGCCCGTGCCCCCCCGCCAGCTCAACAGCGCCGTCCCCCGAGACCTGGAGACGATCGTCCTCAAGGCCCTCCAGAAGGACCCGAACCGGCGATACGAATCGGCCCGAAGACTGGCCGAGGACCTGGGGAACTACCTGGAAGGGAAGTCGATCAAGGCCCGGCCGGTCAGCCAGGCCGAGCGGGCCTGGCGCTGGTGCCGTCGCAACCCGGCGTTGGCCATCTCGAACGCGAGCGCCGCGGCGCTGACGATCACCGTCGCCGTCGTGGCCTCGACGACCGCCCTCCGGCTGAACGAGTCGGCGGGCCGGCTCACCGTCGCCCTGGAGCGGCAGACCGACGCCCGCCGCCGGGCCGAGGCGGCCGAGGCCGTCGCCCTGGAGCGCGAATACGAGGCGCTCGTTGCCCAGGCCCGCGCCAGCCGGTTCAGCGGCCGGGCGGGGCAGCGCTTCGGGACCCTGAAGGCGGTCCGAGAGGCCAACGCGCTGCTCACTCGCCTGGGCCTCGATCGCAAGGAGGTCGACTCCCGCCGCTCCGAACTCCGCAATCTGGCCATCGCCGCGCTCGCGCTCGCCGACCAGCAGGAGACGATCTGGCCCGATTTCCCGGGGATCAAGGGAGACAAGACCCACTTCAACGTCAGCCCGGACGGTTCGCTCCGGGTCCGGTCCGACGTGAACGACGGCACGATCGTGGTCACTCGGACCCGGGACGACGGCCTGGTGGCCCGACTTCCAGGGACGGGTTCGGGACGGGGATGGCTTGGCGTCAGCCCCGACAATCGAACCCTGTTCTTCCAGGAATCGGGATCCATTCATCTCTGGACGATCGGAGATCCAGCCTCGAAGGTCGCATCCCTCTCGGGAGCCGCGCACAGCACTGCGTTCAGCCCGGATGGCCGGTTTCTGTACATCCTCGACTCGAATGCCGGGATCATCCGGAAGATCGATGCCGGTTCGGGCGACATCAGCAGGACTTACAGCGTCCCCGCGAAGACGCCGTCCTACTGCAACCTCGCGATCGCGCCGAGCGGGGACCGCCTGGCCTTCGTCAACGGGGGATACCAGTCGCCCGAGTCCCGGAACGTGCGCATTCTCGACCTGGAGTCCGGGGAGATCACGACCTTGCCGTTCGAGGAAGGCGTGGAGTCGATCGCCTGGGGACCGCTCGGCGACCTCCTCGCTGTCGGGGCCACCGACACCGGCGACATCGGCCTCTGGGACCTCTCGCAAACGCCTCCCGTCCGGCTGGAATCGCCGGCGACCAACGTCGAACCCAACGTTTATCCGGCCTTCAACTCCTCGGGGTCGATGCTGGCCTGCGTTGGTAACTGGGCGACGGGCGGCCTGAACGTCTACGAGACGAACACCCGGAGGCTCCTCCTCCGAATCCCCGGGTTCTCGCTGCACAGTATCCACGGTCGGGCCCAGGGACGAGCCGCCGGTGACACCATCGTGTCGGCGATACCGTCGAACGGCGGCAAGCTGGCCCAGTACACCCTTGTGCCCGGATCCGCGTTCCAGTGCCTCCGTCGCGTGGCTACCGGTGACGACCGCTTCATCGAGCAAGTGAGCATCCACCGGAACAACCGGCTGGTCGCCTGCGGGATGCTCGAGGGCGGCACGGTGCTCTGGGACCTGGCGACCCGTCGGGAGGTCGGCGAGCTGCCGACGGGGGGCAACGTTTGGTTCCAGCCCGACGGCCGGGCGCTCTGGACCTCCGACTGGACGTCGGGGAAGCACCTCTGGCCGATCCGCGAGGAGTCCGGGGCCCTCGTGTTCGGCCCCGCCCTGCGCGTCGATTCGTTGGGGAGCTCGGACAACCCGATCCGGACAAGTGCGGACGGGAACATCGTCGCTCTCACCCCCGACTTCGTGTCCGGTGTGATCGTGTTCCCGAGGGAAGATCCCGATCGGGCGTTCCGGCTCGCGGAGGAGATCGACATCAGGGGCCTCAGCGTCAGCCCGGACGGCCGGTACGTCCTCACCCGGCCGCATACCTCGCCGATCGTCCAGGTCTGGGATTCCGCCACCGGGGCCTCAGTGCGGACCATCGACAACGACGATCCGGCGGGGCTCGCGGCCGTCTGGCACCTGTGGGGCGTCCCCGATGCGGCCGATCGATCGAGCGGGGTCGGGCCCTTGCATACCATGACACTCACCAAGAACGACTCGGGGTTCACGGTGGACCATTCTCTCGCCTTCCTGGGCGACGGTCCCGGCCGGATCGGCATCCGAGAGGTGCGTTCGAACCGGGAGGTCGTCCTCCTCGACGCCCCGATGGAGGAGACCTATCGCTCCGTGGCCGTCAGCCCGGACGGCGGGTATGTCGTCGCCACTGGCAACGACCAGCCGGGGGGCGCCCGGATGTGGGATCTGAGGCTGGTTCGAAAGGAACTGGCCGCGATGGGACTGGATTGGGACCTGCCGGCGCTCCCGGATCTTCCCTCCGAGCCGGACCCGAATCAGCCGCTCCGGGTCGAGGTCGTGGCCGAGCCGATCCGGAACCTCGACTGGGAGGGCCGCTGGGAGCTGGCGGTCGCCGACCGCAAGCTCGCCCTCGATCCGGACGACGGACAGGCGCACCACGAGCGCGGGCTCGCGCTCTCGGATCTGTTCCGGTTCGAGGAGGCCGATTCGTCGTTCGATCGCTCGCTGGCCCTCCGCCCCGACGAGCCGAAGACGCTGCTGGCGCGGTCACGCGCACGGACGATGATCGGCCGGGTCGACGAGGCCGAGGCGGACGAGCGACTCGCTGTCTCCTTGCTCGAATCGCAGTTGGATCTGCGGCTTCGCCTGACCCTCGGGCTCCACGAGCGCGCCTGGAAGCTGGTGGCGCCGCCCGGGACCTCCGAGGCCGCGGTGCGATTCGGGCTGATCCAGGCCCGCCAGGCCCTCCGACTGGAGTCGGGCGCGGGGACCGTGAGCCAGAGGACCTTCCACACCCTCGGCCTCGCCCTCTACAGGGCCGGCGATTATGGCGAGGCCGTCGACGTCCTGACCCGGAGCCTGGCGACCGCCCGGGGGGACGAGGTGTTCGACCTCCTCTTCCGGGCGATGGCTTTCCATCGCCTTGGCGACCCCGAGGCCGCCCGGGCCGACTTTGGTCGGGCGGTCGCATGGTTTGAGGGCCGCCAACGCCTCTCAAGCGGCAACGAGTTGCTCACCTTCCGGAGAGAAGCTGAGGCCGTGATCGCCGAACCGCCTGGCCCACCTCCTCGGTTCCCCGAGCCCTTGTCGTCTTGACCCGTTCCTGCTTGGTAAATTCGGGAGAATGAACCGCCGGAGTGATCTCACAGGAAGCGCTTGGGGCTTCCGAAAACTCCATCCTGGAACGAGAAGGAAGGCGAATGTCCGTGTGGTCAAGGACGTTTCGCTGACGCCCGCTGGCTCTGTCGACTTCGCGGGAGCAGTGTGCTGCGACCATGCCGAAGCGAGTCGTGGCGTCGATGGACCTGGTGAAGGGGCCTCGAACTTGGGTCCTCGCGCGTCTCGTCGCGGAGCGACCGGGTTTCGTGAAAGCGCGTCGCTGGTCACACTGGAGGAATCCTCGTGAGAGGGGCCGACTCGAGGCTCGGCGTCCGGTCCGGGTTTCCCGGACCGTTCGCAGGGCAGGTTCGCGCCGGCCCGATGTGAGGGGAGCCCGATGGAGTTCCTGCCCACCAGCCCGGGAGAATGCGGCCGATGCCGTTGGAGATTCCGACGAGAGACGAGTTGTACGTGCGGTATGTGGACCAGTTGCCTTACGAACCCTATCCCGTCCAGGACGCCGCGCTGGAGGCCTGGTTCGAGTCCGAGCAGGGGGTCCTCGTCTGCGCCCCGACGGGAACGGGCAAGACCCTGATCGCCGAGGCGGCCCTCTTCGAGGCGCTCCATACGGGCAAGCAGGCCTACTACACGACCCCCTTGATCGCGCTGACCGAGCAGAAATTCCAGGAGATGCAGGACCGGGCCGTCGAGTGGGGGTTCCGCCGCGAGGACGTGGGGATGGTCACCGGGAGCCGCAAGGTCAACCCCGAGGCCCCGGTGCTCGTCGTCGTGGCCGAGATCCTCCTGAATCGGCTGCTCAACCGGTTCGACTTCTCCGACGTGACGGCCTGCGTCATGGACGAGTTCCACAACTTCGCCGAGATCCAGCGAGGGATCGTCTGGGAGCTGTCGCTCGGTATGCTGCCCAGCCATGTCCGGCTGCTCCTGCTCTCGGCGACGGTCGGGAACTCGGCCGAGTTCGTCAACTGGCTGGCGAGGCAGCACAACCGCTCGATCGCGGTCGTGGAGGGCAAGGAACGCCGGGTGCCGCTGACCTACGAATGGGTTCCCGATCTGTTTCTCAACGAGCAGCTCGTCGTGATGGCGGCCGGCGACGAGCAAGGACGTCGGACGCCCGCCCTGGTCTTCTGCTTCGATCGTGAGGAGTGCTGGAGCGTCGCCGAGAACGTCATGGGCAAGGACCTCAACATCTCCGACACGCAGAAGAAGGAGCTGCACGACCGGATCAACGCGCTCGACCTGAGCCAGGGGGCTGGCCCCAAGCTCAAGCGATTGCTCCACCGGGGGGTTGGCGTCCACCACGCGGGGCTCTTGCCGAAGTATCGCCTGGCCGTCGAGGACCTCTTCCAGCGCAAACTGCTCCCGGTCGTCGTCTGCACCGAGACCCTGGCGGCCGGTATCAACCTGCCGGCGCGTTCGGTGGTGCTCTCGTCGCTGGTCAAGGGCCCGTTCGGGGCGAAGAAGCTGATCGGCTCCAGCATCGCCCACCAGATCTTCGGTCGGGCCGGTCGCCCGCAGTTCGACGATCGGGGGTATGTCTACGCCCTGGCCCACCCCGACGACGTCGACATCGAGCGGTGGAGGGTGAAGTACGACGCCATCCCCGAGGACACCCGCGACCCGGGCCTCTTGAAGGCGAAGAAGGCGCTCAAGAAGAAGAAGCCGAGACGCCGAGAGACCGAGCAGTACTGGGTCGAGGGGCACTTCAACCAGCTCCAGGCCGCCCCTCCCGGCAAACTCTCCAGCAAGGGGCCGCTCCCGTGGCGGCTGCTGGCTTATTTGCTCGAGGTCTCGCCGGAGGTCGAGGGCATCCGCGCCGCGGTCCGCAAGCGGCTGATGGACGACCCTCGGATCGCCGCAGGCGAGAAGGCCCTCGACCGGATGCTGCTGGCGCTGCACGACGGCGGGTTCGTGACCCTGAGCCCCGAGCCGCCACCGCCCCCGGAGCCTGGCCAGCCCCCGGCGCCCTACACACCGACCCTGGCCCAACCGATGCCCTCGCTGGGGAAGCTGCTCGCGTTCCGGAGCATCCATCCGCTCTACGGCGCCTTCCTGACCGAACTTCTGGCCGGGGCCGATGCCGACGAACGCGTGCAGGCGATGGAGAGCACCCTGGAGATGCCCGGCCCGGTCCGGAAGCGGCTCCGGGTCCCGCTCCGGCTCCTGGAGTCGGGCGCCCTCGCCAGCTCGATGCTCGACACCGAGCTGATCCAGCGTGGGCTTATGGCCTCGCCGGTCGAGGAAGAGGAGGAGGACGACGACAGGGAGGATTGGGAGAAGCGGCCGCCGACCCTGGCGGAGAAGCTCCGGCTGTACTTCGACCACCGCTACCCCGACCTCGCCGACGTCCACTCGCACGCGATCTGGTGTGTCGGCGAGCTGATTGCGTATGACGGGAACTTCAATAAGTTTGTGACCAGTGTCGACCTGACCAAGCAGGAGGGGATCGTCTTCCGCCACGTCCAGCGGATGATCATGCTCTGCGGCGAGTTCGAGCGGGCATGCGCCCTCGACGTCGACGCCGGCCCCTCCGCCTCCGCCTGGAGGGACGAGTTGCACGAGCTGGCCGCGAAGCTGACCGAGAGCTGCCGGGTCGTCGACCCGACCAGCACCGACCAACTGATCGCGAAGATGGGCGAGCCCGATATGATCGATGCCGAGGCGGCGAAGCTCGCAGGCGGGTCGACCTGAGGGCGGCCGGGACTGAGACCGAATTGCCTGGATGACTTTCCTCCAGGCTCGTCGTCGGGTGCAACGGGTTCGTTCCCGAACCCGTGATTCATGATGGGTTTGCGGTGCGGATTCGCGGGCGAGCTCGTGTCGACCGAATGACACGGTTTGAGGCGATCTGGGATCATTCACGGTGTTTGGTGGTC is a window from the Tautonia rosea genome containing:
- a CDS encoding RNA polymerase sigma factor; translated protein: MSSNPPETEPRGVAKVTSFETTSWSLVRLAANRSSTEGEEALAKLCRQYWYPVYAFIRRRGFGEDEAADLTQGFFARLLEKDTLRAADPEKGRFRTFLLVSCRNFLANEHDRKMAMKRGGGVLPLSLDLKDAEDRYRAEPSHDLTAERLFERRWALELISRSLQQLEEECKAAGRGPLFDALKPGLSGVDESVPASIVAASLGMTEAAVRKASQRLRQRFGQILRARIADTLHRPEDLEDEIRALFLALAS
- a CDS encoding protein kinase domain-containing protein; this translates as MSHLGFTLCHEDDLEPPAGTDFLRSSPHHYEGRSTEPASGSIAPNQCVRRFGDYELIHELARGGMGVVYRARQVSLNRPVALKMILTGQFASEVEVRRFRLEAEAAANLDHPGIVPIFEIGEHDGQHYFSMAFVNGRSLAAEVADGPLPPRRAAELSSQICEAVQHAHDHGVLHRDLKPANVMIDGSGRPKVTDFGLAKRFQRDDSVTNTGLVMGSPSYMPPEQAEGKPVDRTADIYAIGALLYCLLTGRPPFQAASPIDTLRQVSSQEPVPPRQLNSAVPRDLETIVLKALQKDPNRRYESARRLAEDLGNYLEGKSIKARPVSQAERAWRWCRRNPALAISNASAAALTITVAVVASTTALRLNESAGRLTVALERQTDARRRAEAAEAVALEREYEALVAQARASRFSGRAGQRFGTLKAVREANALLTRLGLDRKEVDSRRSELRNLAIAALALADQQETIWPDFPGIKGDKTHFNVSPDGSLRVRSDVNDGTIVVTRTRDDGLVARLPGTGSGRGWLGVSPDNRTLFFQESGSIHLWTIGDPASKVASLSGAAHSTAFSPDGRFLYILDSNAGIIRKIDAGSGDISRTYSVPAKTPSYCNLAIAPSGDRLAFVNGGYQSPESRNVRILDLESGEITTLPFEEGVESIAWGPLGDLLAVGATDTGDIGLWDLSQTPPVRLESPATNVEPNVYPAFNSSGSMLACVGNWATGGLNVYETNTRRLLLRIPGFSLHSIHGRAQGRAAGDTIVSAIPSNGGKLAQYTLVPGSAFQCLRRVATGDDRFIEQVSIHRNNRLVACGMLEGGTVLWDLATRREVGELPTGGNVWFQPDGRALWTSDWTSGKHLWPIREESGALVFGPALRVDSLGSSDNPIRTSADGNIVALTPDFVSGVIVFPREDPDRAFRLAEEIDIRGLSVSPDGRYVLTRPHTSPIVQVWDSATGASVRTIDNDDPAGLAAVWHLWGVPDAADRSSGVGPLHTMTLTKNDSGFTVDHSLAFLGDGPGRIGIREVRSNREVVLLDAPMEETYRSVAVSPDGGYVVATGNDQPGGARMWDLRLVRKELAAMGLDWDLPALPDLPSEPDPNQPLRVEVVAEPIRNLDWEGRWELAVADRKLALDPDDGQAHHERGLALSDLFRFEEADSSFDRSLALRPDEPKTLLARSRARTMIGRVDEAEADERLAVSLLESQLDLRLRLTLGLHERAWKLVAPPGTSEAAVRFGLIQARQALRLESGAGTVSQRTFHTLGLALYRAGDYGEAVDVLTRSLATARGDEVFDLLFRAMAFHRLGDPEAARADFGRAVAWFEGRQRLSSGNELLTFRREAEAVIAEPPGPPPRFPEPLSS
- a CDS encoding DEAD/DEAH box helicase — its product is MPLEIPTRDELYVRYVDQLPYEPYPVQDAALEAWFESEQGVLVCAPTGTGKTLIAEAALFEALHTGKQAYYTTPLIALTEQKFQEMQDRAVEWGFRREDVGMVTGSRKVNPEAPVLVVVAEILLNRLLNRFDFSDVTACVMDEFHNFAEIQRGIVWELSLGMLPSHVRLLLLSATVGNSAEFVNWLARQHNRSIAVVEGKERRVPLTYEWVPDLFLNEQLVVMAAGDEQGRRTPALVFCFDREECWSVAENVMGKDLNISDTQKKELHDRINALDLSQGAGPKLKRLLHRGVGVHHAGLLPKYRLAVEDLFQRKLLPVVVCTETLAAGINLPARSVVLSSLVKGPFGAKKLIGSSIAHQIFGRAGRPQFDDRGYVYALAHPDDVDIERWRVKYDAIPEDTRDPGLLKAKKALKKKKPRRRETEQYWVEGHFNQLQAAPPGKLSSKGPLPWRLLAYLLEVSPEVEGIRAAVRKRLMDDPRIAAGEKALDRMLLALHDGGFVTLSPEPPPPPEPGQPPAPYTPTLAQPMPSLGKLLAFRSIHPLYGAFLTELLAGADADERVQAMESTLEMPGPVRKRLRVPLRLLESGALASSMLDTELIQRGLMASPVEEEEEDDDREDWEKRPPTLAEKLRLYFDHRYPDLADVHSHAIWCVGELIAYDGNFNKFVTSVDLTKQEGIVFRHVQRMIMLCGEFERACALDVDAGPSASAWRDELHELAAKLTESCRVVDPTSTDQLIAKMGEPDMIDAEAAKLAGGST